The Pochonia chlamydosporia 170 chromosome Unknown PCv3seq00008, whole genome shotgun sequence sequence ACCAAGCGGCAAGGCGGCGGCACCGACAATTGCTGGCGGCAGTCGAGATTCTGCGGTCGCAGTTTTCGCTATGAACAGCATCATGTACCGACGGTTGTCCCAAATTGCATAGACGAGCCCTAGGATAATTCCGGCAGCGATACCCATGAATGAGAGGCCTCCGGTGCCTTCATTCCATCCCCTCTCTTTGTTGTATACTATTGGCATCGCACTCATGAACAGGTAGACCGTTCCGTAGATGATGGCCATGTAAACTGAGGCAACCAGGACGATGGGTTCTTTGAACAGCAGCACCCATGGGCGTATCAAGGCTCTCGTGAAGACTTCGGATGGCTCTTTTCTGCCTTGGTTCTTTTCAAGAACGCTGACATAAACTCTGGCGTCTACCTTGGAGAGCCGTGTCGCCCGGTTCGCTAAAATCACCGGTCCATACGTTTCCGGGACGAAGACGGCCCCGATGATGCCTATCTAAGGTCAGCATGGTTGTTCCTGCTGGCGGTACGGACGCATCAACACAATACCTATCACTgctatgaagatgcagcacACCCCTTGAacccatctccatccaatAGTCTGCGATATGAATCCGCCCATTACCGGACCGAGAATTGGCCCAAGGAACGGGGCAACACAGTACAGTGTCATGGCAAGACCTCGCTGTGCCGGGGGGAACAGATCAGCAATGGCGCCACCCGAGTTTACTAATGGCGATCCACCAAACGTGCCACCAAAGAAACGCAATAGAAGCagggtggtgatgctttGACTCCCAGCGGAACCACCAATGAAGGCCACCATTGCGATGTGGGATGTTATCCAGAGGGTCCGCCGTCCATACAACTCAGACCTACAGAGACTTGTCAGGAACAGGTATCGTGAATTACCTCAAAAGTTACGCTACTCACTGATGTAATCGACATTTCGTTAGCCTTTGATATGCAAATGATTATGCCAGGAGGACTGAAGCAACTAACCAGAGGGCCCCAAACGGCTGGACCGATAGCAAAACCGAGTACAAACAGGGAGACACCGAGTGTGAAAACTTCTGTACTAATGTTGAAATCTCTCATTATCTCATTTGATGAAACGGAGTATGCTGAAGAAGTAAGCGTGACCGCGAATACGGACAATGtgacgatggtggtgatgaaccACTTTCGGAACTGGGACCAGTTCATAGGATTACGCGAATCGTCTTTTTCGAACTCAACCACAAATGGATCCTCATGAGTACCTTTTCCAGCATATACGCCAGCACTTTCAACTTCCTTCGAATGGGACATTTCGCTCATTACGGCTATTTGAGCCGTGCTTTGGATAATTTGTGAAGATCGCGATTTCGTCTAGGGTAAGAGGCGAAGTTAACTTGTATTGCATGTCTGGAGACGCTGCTTGAGGGTTATATAGACAAGTATTTCTCAGATGTTAAGAGTATTCAAGTCAAGAGTCCTTATATCGGCGCGGAATGGCATATGATTGGTGAAGAAGAGTCAAATGTGTTCCCAATGGCAGATTCGCGTGTTCAAGCATTGGTAAGCTCCGTGTTGAAGCgcagcaacaagacaaaCGCTGACCAACCAGAAAACTTGCCGCTGTGGGTCCATCGGACGGAGCAGGACATGATTGGTTTGGTTCCCGGGGTGCGCAGTTGTCAAACGAGCAACACCAAACAATTCGACTTCACGATTCTGTTCTCGCAACAATGCACGAGATGGCCATATCTCACTACAAAAGAGGCAAACGTTCATCAACTCGGATTTCACAGATCATGGGCCATCACGATGCGGTACACAGGCCCTTGCGCCGGGAGCGTCTCAGAGCCTCATTAGCTTGTCATGCTTGTCGACTCCGGAAAGTGAAATGTGACGGCGTTCGTCCGGGTATTTTTCTCCCTTTCCTCCCAATCACCAGCCTTAGATTCTCATGTCTCCAGCATGTGCCCGTTACGGCAAGACACAGAGCGATAGCCCGCCAGTCAAACTGTCCCTCAATGGATCGCGACAAGATTCACCAAGAGAGGCCATCCATagccaaaatgcccatcGCGTCTTGTATCCGatctcaccaccagcctCTAAGACTCACTTACTCGAAGAATCCGCAATCAACACACCCGCAAATAGTGTCCCGTTATCTACCCCGACGCAGGTTGCTGATGACCGTGACCCTGAAAGTGCCGAGCATCGACCATACTACACAGCACATGGACGctttgctggtgatgttgcgGCTGCTATAGATGCAAAGGCGGGATTGCCGCCAGTTGCATCAAATCTCGTTCCATTTGTGGATGCGCCACTGTTTGGAGAGATAGACCTACGGCCGCAATATACAGATGACAACTTCATCACAGAATTGCCCCCTAGGACGCACGCAGATATGCTCGCTGCTTTATATTGGGAATACATTGACCCCATAGAACCTGTGTTGGATCAAACGCAGATCTCTTATGCTCTAGACGAGGCTTACGCTGGAACTAACTCAACCAAGCATGGCAAACGTGGTATCTGGCTCAGCAtcctcaatgttgtctttgcCCTAGCTGTGCAGAGACAGGAAGTCACCCCCGAACAGCATCGAAACGAAGAAGCTAGTCGCTACTTTCAGCGTGCGTGGGCGCTTCTGCGACCGGAAACAGTTGTTTGGGAACCGGGATCATTGGAGCTTGTGCAGtgtctgatgttgatgaatcGCTATCTCCACTGCACTAATAATCAGCacatgacatggatgacagCGGGTTTAGCAATACGCATAGCTCAAAACATGTGCAACAGTTTTCCAGTGTCATCTGCTACTCTAGAAGACAGACATATACGGCAGAAGGTCTGGGCGAGTTGTGTGGGTTTGGATCGGTGAGTTGTTTGGTCCAAATTGCGAACTCACCGCGAATCTCCTCCAAGAATGCTAATATGGCATAGCTGCGTATCATGGTCACTTGGCAGAACTTCGGCACCAACTCTCACTTCACTGCCGAGAAGGAGTGAATTCATGATGCGTGATGATGAACTGGATCTGTCCAGGGGAGAAGAGCATCACACGCGGATGCTGGAACTTTTCGAAATTGGCAACCACATTCAGTTGGCACAGACTCAGACGCGGAATACCCTTGCTGCCAAATTAAGACTTCCGCGATTGTACCAGCAAGACGAATACCACGTGGTGGCTGTGCAGCTGG is a genomic window containing:
- a CDS encoding MFS transporter (similar to Neosartorya fischeri NRRL 181 XP_001258841.1) — protein: MVAFIGGSAGSQSITTLLLLRFFGGTFGGSPLVNSGGAIADLFPPAQRGLAMTLYCVAPFLGPILGPVMGGFISQTIGWRWVQGVCCIFIAVIGIIGAVFVPETYGPVILANRATRLSKVDARVYVSVLEKNQGRKEPSEVFTRALIRPWVLLFKEPIVLVASVYMAIIYGTVYLFMSAMPIVYNKERGWNEGTGGLSFMGIAAGIILGLVYAIWDNRRYMMLFIAKTATAESRLPPAIVGAAALPLGMFGFAWTNFPSIHWSVGIVLSAPFGFGCVLVILPMVNYLIDSYTIYAASVLAAAAIFRSVMGAIFPLFTTKMYDNLGIHWATSIPAFLTLVCMPFPFFMYRYGGRLRMKCKYAFEAAEMMKRLQVQQVTASMDAESTT
- a CDS encoding fungal specific transcription factor (similar to Neosartorya fischeri NRRL 181 XP_001258840.1) translates to MSPACARYGKTQSDSPPVKLSLNGSRQDSPREAIHSQNAHRVLYPISPPASKTHLLEESAINTPANSVPLSTPTQVADDRDPESAEHRPYYTAHGRFAGDVAAAIDAKAGLPPVASNLVPFVDAPLFGEIDLRPQYTDDNFITELPPRTHADMLAALYWEYIDPIEPVLDQTQISYALDEAYAGTNSTKHGKRGIWLSILNVVFALAVQRQEVTPEQHRNEEASRYFQRAWALLRPETVVWEPGSLELVQCLMLMNRYLHCTNNQHMTWMTAGLAIRIAQNMCNSFPVSSATLEDRHIRQKVWASCVGLDRCVSWSLGRTSAPTLTSLPRRSEFMMRDDELDLSRGEEHHTRMLELFEIGNHIQLAQTQTRNTLAAKLRLPRLYQQDEYHVVAVQLDACLQEWECNLPVYMKRQGLKSITDRRSRAKACLLHLHLLHTRIYLFRPLLARLYAMNSQESTSSPFDRSSLSDRLLHDSAKMCIEAAQNVTTLVMETMQSDGDIGLLPWWHRVYYLHITGTNFLAAMCTPDLFTESVAVAWQDVLSGLHKHEHLSKYVPQCIQMFEMLSMRIRAAQKSNQVSDENRFLDDALVMPFDDIFQDVDFDFDSFVFGVGGPASHAY